Proteins encoded in a region of the Flammeovirga yaeyamensis genome:
- a CDS encoding leucine-rich repeat domain-containing protein: MKISIKATISLISFFILFSAFHNPFNNDPNKYLNQGKSYYHQKQYIKAIGEFTMALSIQDNLAEAYYYRGLSKDLHGKENGYYNPDFCYDLISAMKYGFPNAIKQLYERGLFEAVQLNYTVDNPESVLCVELVNHQISSFPESIDKMTQLISINLNNNKIKAIDTDFCTHHPNLIALNLSQNYIEKVPEELDELQYLYELNLSQNKIKELPHSIYKLTHLSKLNLRGNHISHISHQISELKSLKVLNLSLNQLTKIPKEFYDMKNLETLDLSGNLIPDKEIEKLKLELGSTHIIH, translated from the coding sequence ATGAAAATATCAATTAAAGCAACTATCTCCCTCATTTCCTTTTTTATTCTATTTAGTGCATTTCACAATCCATTCAATAACGATCCAAATAAGTATTTAAATCAAGGAAAAAGTTATTATCATCAGAAACAATATATTAAGGCTATTGGTGAGTTTACTATGGCTCTTAGTATTCAGGATAATCTAGCTGAAGCCTATTATTATAGAGGTCTCAGTAAAGATTTGCATGGTAAAGAAAATGGTTATTATAATCCCGATTTTTGTTATGATTTGATTTCTGCAATGAAATATGGTTTTCCCAATGCCATTAAACAATTGTATGAACGCGGTCTTTTTGAAGCAGTTCAACTAAATTATACTGTGGATAATCCTGAAAGTGTCTTATGTGTTGAGTTAGTGAATCATCAAATTTCTTCTTTTCCAGAATCAATTGATAAAATGACACAGTTAATATCCATCAACTTAAATAACAACAAAATAAAAGCAATTGATACTGATTTCTGTACTCATCACCCCAACCTTATAGCCTTAAATTTAAGTCAGAATTATATAGAAAAAGTACCTGAAGAACTCGATGAATTACAGTATTTATACGAGCTTAACTTGAGTCAGAATAAAATTAAAGAACTTCCTCACAGTATATATAAATTAACTCACCTGTCTAAACTTAATTTAAGAGGAAATCATATTTCACATATTAGTCATCAGATTTCTGAGCTAAAAAGCTTAAAAGTATTAAACCTTTCTTTGAATCAACTGACAAAAATTCCTAAAGAGTTTTACGATATGAAAAACTTGGAGACGTTAGATTTATCTGGTAATCTTATTCCTGATAAAGAGATTGAAAAATTAAAACTGGAATTAGGAAGTACACATATTATCCATTAA
- a CDS encoding D-alanine--D-alanine ligase family protein, with translation MMKIGIFFGGISREREISFAGGRTVYDNLDKQLFEPVPIFVDSLGNFIHLDWSFVYKGTVRDFYPPVPSVPTNLSGFQMYVESLGNLSEEQLNEMASLVGQRVKPDDFGQLFDFAFLALHGPYGEDGNLQGLLEWYGIPYSGAGVLSSAIGIDKITQKKLFSDLGLVTPDYRVIDANDLTEDQVATTFTSLKEALGMPLVVKAPRQGSSLGVSIVKEDSVEAFQAAAKKSLFIDEIKHEQWTSLSDEDKMRFVHDFVDVRLGIGLPVYVNGDSEKILYNPKELYDHLTSELEEKGNDMVSYQSLDAEERLLIEQHVKGREFSCIVVEDEDTQPLALPPTEIVRGNEGVFDYRSKYLPGMSRKVTPIDLPIEKVREIQSKCEELYTKLQFDVYARIDGFVTESGEVFLNDPNTTSGMMPSSFFFHQAAEIGLNPSQFLTFIIRTSLACRIRSGKNTVVTKPLLKELDQQIAQLSSDDQQKRRVGVIMGGYSSERHISVESGRNIYEKLASSHKYEAIPIFLTGSNEHHEIYELPINIMLKDNADDIKLKIEQALSGEKHEVLTEAIQKASKITDKYAAGACFDPKPLNYDTLKDRVDAVFIALHGRPGEDGAVQKHLNEKGIPYNGSDVDSSEITIDKFATTEILGEKEVFVAEHMLLQKAVWQNDAKAAIDEVESKFNYPLIAKPADDGCSSAVVMVKNRNTLEFFAEAMFRNEEEVAEDLRNKLHLDKNEEFPSKQKILIEELISAKDADHFLEITGGMLTKWHEDGTRTYEVFEPSEALASGEILSLEEKFLAGEGQNITPPRFSPDADEQKWISDAVRKDLENVAKILNVQGYCRIDAFVRIWKEEKRVETIIIEVNSLPGMTPATCIFHQAAINGYKPYDFIDNILEYGRQRTEAKLSR, from the coding sequence ATGATGAAAATAGGAATTTTTTTCGGAGGTATTTCACGAGAACGTGAAATCTCATTTGCAGGAGGTAGAACAGTTTATGATAACTTAGACAAACAATTGTTCGAGCCTGTTCCAATATTTGTTGATAGTTTAGGTAACTTCATTCATTTAGATTGGAGTTTTGTATATAAAGGTACTGTACGTGATTTTTACCCACCAGTACCAAGTGTTCCTACTAATTTATCGGGTTTCCAAATGTATGTGGAATCTCTAGGTAATTTATCGGAAGAACAATTAAATGAAATGGCTAGTTTGGTTGGGCAACGTGTTAAGCCCGACGATTTCGGTCAGTTATTTGATTTTGCTTTCTTGGCATTACACGGCCCGTACGGAGAGGATGGTAACCTTCAAGGTTTATTGGAGTGGTACGGTATTCCTTATTCAGGTGCAGGTGTGTTGTCTTCTGCAATTGGTATTGACAAGATTACTCAGAAGAAATTATTCTCTGATCTTGGTTTGGTTACACCAGATTATAGAGTAATCGATGCCAACGATTTAACCGAAGATCAAGTAGCAACAACTTTTACTTCATTAAAGGAAGCTTTAGGAATGCCATTGGTAGTGAAAGCACCAAGACAAGGTTCTTCTTTAGGGGTGAGTATTGTGAAAGAGGATAGCGTTGAAGCTTTCCAAGCGGCAGCTAAAAAGTCATTATTTATAGATGAGATAAAACATGAACAATGGACTTCTTTATCTGATGAAGATAAAATGCGTTTTGTTCATGATTTTGTCGATGTGCGATTGGGTATCGGTCTTCCTGTTTACGTAAACGGAGATAGCGAAAAGATACTTTACAATCCAAAAGAACTATATGATCACCTCACTTCTGAATTGGAAGAAAAAGGGAATGATATGGTGAGTTATCAATCATTGGACGCTGAAGAACGTCTATTGATTGAGCAACATGTGAAGGGAAGAGAATTCTCTTGTATTGTTGTGGAAGATGAAGATACTCAACCTTTGGCATTGCCTCCTACAGAAATTGTTCGTGGTAACGAGGGAGTATTTGATTACCGATCTAAATACCTTCCTGGTATGAGTAGAAAAGTGACACCAATTGATCTTCCTATAGAAAAGGTGAGAGAAATCCAATCGAAATGTGAAGAGTTGTACACCAAACTACAATTTGATGTATATGCTAGAATTGATGGATTCGTTACTGAAAGCGGTGAGGTATTTTTAAATGATCCGAATACGACTTCAGGTATGATGCCTTCATCATTCTTCTTCCATCAGGCAGCTGAAATTGGACTAAATCCATCTCAATTCCTTACGTTCATCATCAGAACATCTTTGGCTTGTAGAATTCGCTCGGGTAAGAATACTGTGGTGACTAAACCGCTATTAAAAGAGTTGGATCAGCAGATTGCTCAGTTGTCATCAGACGATCAACAAAAAAGAAGAGTGGGTGTGATTATGGGAGGTTACTCTTCGGAACGTCACATTTCTGTAGAAAGTGGTAGAAACATCTATGAGAAGTTGGCTTCATCACATAAATATGAGGCGATTCCTATTTTCTTGACAGGAAGTAATGAGCATCACGAGATCTATGAACTACCGATCAACATCATGTTGAAAGATAATGCGGATGATATCAAATTAAAGATTGAACAAGCATTATCGGGAGAGAAGCATGAAGTATTGACGGAAGCGATTCAAAAAGCATCAAAAATTACAGATAAATATGCTGCAGGAGCCTGTTTTGATCCTAAGCCTTTAAATTATGATACTTTAAAGGATAGAGTAGATGCAGTATTTATTGCTTTACATGGTCGTCCAGGTGAAGATGGAGCTGTACAGAAACATCTGAACGAAAAAGGTATTCCTTACAATGGTTCTGATGTAGATAGCTCTGAAATTACAATTGATAAATTTGCCACTACAGAAATTCTTGGTGAAAAAGAAGTGTTTGTGGCTGAACATATGTTGTTGCAAAAAGCAGTTTGGCAAAATGATGCTAAAGCAGCGATCGATGAAGTGGAATCTAAATTTAATTATCCACTTATCGCTAAGCCTGCCGATGATGGCTGTTCTTCTGCAGTGGTGATGGTGAAGAATAGAAATACATTAGAATTCTTTGCTGAAGCTATGTTCAGAAATGAAGAAGAGGTAGCTGAAGATTTAAGAAATAAATTACATCTTGATAAAAATGAGGAATTCCCAAGTAAGCAGAAAATCTTAATTGAGGAGTTGATCAGTGCGAAAGATGCGGATCATTTCTTAGAGATCACTGGTGGTATGTTAACAAAGTGGCATGAAGATGGCACTCGTACATACGAAGTGTTTGAACCATCCGAGGCTTTAGCAAGTGGTGAAATTTTATCGCTTGAAGAAAAATTCTTAGCAGGAGAAGGGCAGAACATTACTCCTCCAAGATTTTCTCCTGATGCTGATGAGCAAAAATGGATTTCTGATGCAGTAAGAAAAGACTTGGAGAATGTTGCCAAAATCCTAAATGTACAAGGGTATTGTAGAATCGATGCTTTTGTGAGAATCTGGAAAGAGGAGAAGAGAGTAGAAACAATTATTATTGAAGTAAATTCGCTTCCGGGAATGACTCCTGCTACTTGTATTTTCCATCAAGCGGCAATTAACGGTTACAAACCTTACGACTTTATTGATAATATTCTAGAATACGGAAGACAAAGAACTGAAGCTAAGCTTAGCAGATAG
- the cdaA gene encoding diadenylate cyclase CdaA, producing the protein MFLFSFGFLEINFVDFLDILFVSVLLFHLYKLIKGSVALKIFVGGLSIYLTYLVVKATDMELLSEILSQFIDVGVIAAIILFQQEIRKFLLLIGKSTDFKNFPLFQLFKTKGKGSTINLDIPSIIDAMKDMSSTNTGALIVISKDSDLSFYAETGDYVDAKISKRMLLSIFFKNSPMHDGACLIYNNRIEAARCILPVSENPNIPATMGLRHRAGIGMTENTNAIVLIVSEETGQMSYIQGGVINHNISAIELRGKIRRYMTDDEEEVVATGQVAGSR; encoded by the coding sequence ATGTTTTTATTCAGCTTTGGCTTTTTAGAAATTAATTTCGTTGATTTTCTCGATATACTTTTCGTATCGGTGCTGCTTTTTCATTTGTATAAATTAATAAAAGGGAGTGTTGCATTAAAGATTTTCGTTGGGGGATTATCTATTTACCTTACTTACTTAGTGGTGAAGGCTACCGATATGGAGTTGCTTTCCGAAATACTAAGTCAGTTTATTGATGTTGGGGTGATTGCAGCCATTATTCTATTCCAACAAGAAATCAGAAAGTTTCTTCTTCTTATCGGGAAATCCACCGATTTCAAAAACTTCCCTTTATTTCAACTTTTCAAAACGAAAGGCAAAGGATCTACCATCAATTTAGATATTCCTTCTATTATTGATGCGATGAAAGACATGAGTAGTACCAACACAGGTGCTCTTATCGTTATTTCTAAAGACAGCGATTTATCTTTCTATGCTGAAACGGGCGATTATGTAGATGCAAAAATCTCCAAAAGGATGTTGCTCTCTATTTTCTTCAAAAACTCACCTATGCACGACGGCGCTTGTTTGATTTACAACAATCGAATCGAAGCTGCCCGTTGTATCTTACCAGTATCTGAAAACCCGAATATCCCTGCCACTATGGGACTTCGCCACCGTGCCGGTATTGGTATGACTGAAAACACTAATGCAATTGTTCTCATTGTATCTGAAGAAACAGGTCAGATGTCTTATATTCAAGGAGGAGTGATTAACCATAATATCTCAGCTATTGAATTAAGAGGTAAGATTAGGAGATATATGACGGATGATGAGGAAGAAGTGGTTGCTACTGGGCAGGTAGCAGGTAGCAGGTAG
- a CDS encoding methyltransferase domain-containing protein, protein MNKKEFWDNKYLNNKTGWDIGYASTPLVKYFDQISDKDLFILIPGVGNGYELEYLWKAGFKNVYAIDFSEKPIKNFLDRNPDFPEKQIICNDFFEWSISIKFDLIIEQTFFCAIPPALRKQYVKQTYRLLSEQGKISGLMFTFPLTESGPPFGGSIEEYQGLFREKFTIRKMEECYNSIPPRQGNELFVILEKKID, encoded by the coding sequence ATGAATAAAAAAGAATTCTGGGATAATAAATATCTAAATAATAAAACAGGTTGGGATATCGGATACGCTAGCACTCCTTTAGTAAAGTATTTCGATCAAATTTCTGATAAAGATCTCTTCATTCTTATTCCTGGCGTTGGAAATGGCTATGAACTAGAATATTTATGGAAAGCAGGATTTAAGAATGTTTATGCCATAGATTTCTCAGAAAAACCAATAAAAAACTTTTTAGATAGGAATCCTGACTTCCCTGAAAAACAAATTATTTGTAATGATTTCTTTGAATGGTCAATTAGCATAAAATTTGATCTAATAATTGAGCAGACCTTTTTCTGTGCTATACCTCCTGCTTTAAGGAAACAATATGTTAAGCAAACTTATCGTTTATTGAGTGAGCAAGGGAAAATTAGTGGCTTAATGTTTACGTTTCCACTAACAGAAAGTGGTCCTCCATTTGGTGGCTCAATCGAAGAATACCAAGGTTTATTCAGAGAAAAGTTCACCATAAGGAAAATGGAAGAATGTTATAACAGCATCCCTCCTAGACAAGGTAATGAGTTATTTGTCATCCTTGAGAAAAAAATTGATTAA
- a CDS encoding GAF domain-containing protein, with amino-acid sequence MNKQIGIKVLWLDQYAKLKEENKQLKEELNSALHFSKALIEDDKSFELNENESSELMLSIDSIRQQREKLKVIEMERGWVSNGLTKFVDILRTSQNSLEDLCDQIINNLVSYLGVTQGGLFVVNESLEDRKELNLISAYAYERKKYLNRTVKPREGLVGQVFIERKPMYLKEVPEQYINITSGLGKARPTNLFIAPMLMNDDVYGIIELASLNEMPEYQREFVLKLGETIASTIASTRNSDRMKSLLEDSQIQAEQMRAQEEEMRQNVEELQATQEEMHRKQKELEATNAKMQHNEGVLTKAFDKLRTSEETYKTQINSLEVEKSQKDEKIEELLREIELKNEEIKKLGGQL; translated from the coding sequence ATGAATAAACAAATTGGCATTAAAGTATTGTGGTTAGATCAATACGCTAAATTGAAAGAAGAAAATAAGCAATTAAAGGAAGAACTAAACAGTGCTTTACATTTTTCTAAAGCACTAATTGAGGATGACAAAAGTTTTGAATTAAATGAAAATGAAAGTTCAGAACTAATGCTTTCAATTGATTCCATTCGTCAACAAAGAGAAAAGCTTAAAGTAATCGAAATGGAAAGAGGTTGGGTATCTAATGGCTTAACTAAATTCGTCGATATTTTACGTACTTCTCAAAACAGCTTAGAAGATCTTTGCGATCAGATTATCAACAACTTAGTCTCTTATCTTGGAGTTACTCAAGGTGGTTTATTTGTAGTAAACGAAAGCTTAGAAGACAGAAAAGAATTGAATTTGATCTCTGCTTATGCCTACGAAAGAAAAAAATACCTCAATAGAACAGTAAAACCTAGGGAAGGATTAGTAGGTCAGGTTTTTATCGAAAGAAAACCAATGTACCTTAAAGAAGTCCCTGAACAATACATCAATATAACTAGTGGTTTAGGAAAGGCTCGACCTACCAATTTATTTATTGCTCCTATGCTTATGAACGATGATGTTTATGGTATTATAGAGTTGGCTTCACTCAATGAAATGCCCGAATATCAAAGAGAGTTTGTACTTAAATTAGGAGAAACGATTGCCTCTACTATTGCTTCGACAAGAAACTCCGATCGAATGAAATCTCTTTTAGAAGATTCTCAGATTCAAGCTGAACAAATGAGAGCACAAGAGGAGGAAATGAGGCAGAATGTAGAAGAACTACAGGCGACTCAAGAAGAGATGCATAGAAAGCAAAAAGAGTTAGAAGCGACCAATGCAAAAATGCAACACAATGAAGGCGTTTTAACTAAAGCATTCGATAAATTAAGAACCTCCGAAGAAACTTATAAAACTCAAATCAATTCTCTCGAAGTAGAAAAATCTCAAAAAGATGAAAAAATTGAAGAATTGTTGAGAGAAATTGAGCTAAAAAACGAAGAAATTAAAAAATTAGGGGGTCAACTTTAA
- a CDS encoding glutathione peroxidase, which produces MKKLFTLIVVTSIALLACTKVHKTNPETSSMDDFRKRESAFYSFKMKKLNGEVLDFQTLKGKKILIVNTASKCGYTPQYEALQELHEKYGESLVVLGFPCNQFGGQEPGSSEDIASFCKLNYGVTFTMMEKINVKKGDDQSPLYRWLSDPKENGWNDEAPSWNFCKYYIDDKGELKDFFNSNIKPMDEEVIKAISK; this is translated from the coding sequence ATGAAAAAATTATTTACACTAATCGTAGTGACTTCAATAGCTTTATTAGCCTGTACAAAAGTTCACAAAACTAATCCTGAAACTTCATCTATGGATGACTTCAGAAAAAGAGAGTCTGCTTTCTACTCTTTTAAGATGAAAAAGTTGAATGGTGAAGTACTCGATTTTCAAACTTTGAAAGGTAAAAAGATCTTGATTGTAAATACTGCATCTAAATGTGGATATACTCCTCAATATGAAGCATTACAAGAATTACATGAAAAATATGGCGAAAGCTTAGTCGTACTTGGTTTCCCTTGCAATCAATTTGGTGGACAAGAACCTGGTTCTAGCGAAGACATTGCTTCTTTTTGTAAACTTAACTACGGAGTAACTTTTACAATGATGGAAAAAATCAATGTAAAAAAAGGAGATGACCAATCGCCTTTATACAGATGGTTATCTGATCCTAAGGAAAATGGTTGGAACGACGAAGCACCATCTTGGAACTTCTGTAAATATTACATCGACGACAAAGGAGAATTAAAAGATTTCTTTAATTCTAACATTAAGCCTATGGACGAAGAAGTAATTAAAGCGATATCAAAATAA
- a CDS encoding DUF1599 domain-containing protein — protein sequence MSENKTEIEFKAVLSECRSLFEKKTIDYGTAWRILRLSSITDQIYIKAMRIRSIQEKGEQKIDEDINGEFVAIINYCLMALTQLELMDDDRMEIPAEEVMGYYDKHATNTMNLMFNKNHDYGEAWRMMRVSGITDIILMKLLRVKQIEGNDGKTIVSEGVDANYQDMINYSIFALILSGFAS from the coding sequence ATGTCAGAAAATAAAACAGAAATAGAATTCAAAGCAGTTCTTTCGGAATGCAGATCTTTATTTGAGAAAAAAACGATTGATTATGGTACTGCATGGAGAATCTTAAGATTATCTTCCATTACAGATCAAATCTATATCAAAGCGATGCGTATCCGATCGATTCAAGAGAAAGGAGAGCAGAAAATTGATGAAGATATCAACGGAGAATTTGTAGCCATTATTAATTATTGTTTGATGGCATTGACGCAATTAGAATTGATGGACGATGATCGTATGGAGATTCCTGCGGAAGAGGTAATGGGATACTACGATAAGCATGCAACGAATACAATGAATTTGATGTTCAATAAAAATCATGATTACGGAGAGGCTTGGAGAATGATGCGTGTTTCTGGAATTACCGACATTATTTTAATGAAACTACTAAGAGTAAAACAAATTGAAGGAAACGATGGTAAAACTATTGTGTCGGAAGGAGTAGATGCTAATTATCAGGATATGATTAATTATTCTATTTTTGCCTTAATTCTTTC
- a CDS encoding PASTA domain-containing protein → MDTNKIKKLIFGESPSALLINIVLILFAGLLSMWIFFEGYLSVATKHGETVTVPNVDSLSFEDAIKRLESAGLRYTVFDSAPVNYNPDLPYLTVLAQTPKAGDKVKDNRNIYLTLNPSQAELVKLDDILTSSLKNAAEKMRTIGVKPGKITRVEDRYQGILEVRYQGQLVQKYDRKLRKKIITSRKVHRGGKVDIVVGDGLGKSQTDVPNLVGMTEGDAEFVLFGQGLGKGTTHYVASELQPGTVVKQYPSAEEDEEGIKPKIRYGRTIELWVSQYSGKN, encoded by the coding sequence ATGGATACAAATAAAATTAAAAAACTGATTTTTGGAGAGTCACCTTCGGCTCTACTTATTAATATCGTTTTAATACTTTTTGCAGGTTTATTGAGTATGTGGATATTCTTCGAAGGATATCTAAGTGTAGCAACTAAACACGGAGAAACAGTGACAGTGCCTAATGTAGATAGCTTATCTTTTGAAGATGCTATTAAAAGGTTAGAGTCTGCTGGATTACGTTACACAGTATTTGATTCTGCACCTGTAAACTATAATCCCGATCTTCCATATCTTACAGTTTTGGCACAAACGCCTAAAGCTGGAGACAAAGTGAAAGATAATAGAAATATCTACCTTACGTTAAACCCCTCTCAAGCAGAATTAGTGAAGTTAGATGATATCTTGACTTCTTCTTTAAAGAATGCTGCTGAGAAAATGAGAACAATTGGTGTGAAGCCTGGTAAAATTACAAGGGTAGAAGACCGTTATCAAGGTATCTTAGAGGTTAGATATCAAGGTCAGCTTGTACAGAAGTACGATAGAAAGTTGAGAAAGAAAATTATCACTTCTAGAAAAGTACATAGAGGTGGAAAAGTAGATATTGTGGTTGGAGATGGTTTAGGTAAATCTCAAACAGATGTGCCTAATCTTGTGGGGATGACAGAAGGAGATGCGGAATTCGTTTTGTTTGGTCAAGGTTTGGGTAAAGGAACCACTCACTATGTGGCTTCAGAATTACAACCTGGAACAGTTGTAAAACAATATCCTTCTGCAGAAGAAGATGAAGAAGGCATTAAGCCAAAAATAAGATACGGTAGAACTATTGAGCTGTGGGTATCTCAATATTCTGGTAAGAATTAA
- the folP gene encoding dihydropteroate synthase yields MSKSKNLSIKIKGTLLDFNTPKVMGIINATPDSFYNQSRKLFVDDAIQQAEKMLQDGATILDIGGYSSRPGADHVNEKEELERVLPIIDQISSQFPEAILSIDTFRSEVARQSIQAGAGIINDISGGKLDAKMYQTVADLDVPYIMMHMRGTPQTMQTLTDYPNGVTHEVMKYFSERRIEFIKSGAVDLIIDPGFGFAKTLDQNYELLREMSTLQALACPILVGVSRKSMITKKLNIEAKDALNGTTVINTIALQQGGNILRVHDVKEAAECVKLFSETVLF; encoded by the coding sequence ATGAGTAAATCAAAAAATTTATCTATAAAAATTAAAGGAACGTTACTAGATTTTAATACTCCCAAGGTAATGGGGATCATTAACGCTACTCCTGACTCATTTTATAATCAAAGTCGTAAGCTTTTTGTGGATGATGCAATTCAGCAAGCTGAAAAAATGCTTCAAGACGGAGCAACTATACTTGATATCGGTGGCTACTCCTCTAGACCTGGAGCAGATCATGTAAATGAAAAGGAAGAATTGGAAAGAGTACTTCCTATTATTGATCAAATCTCTTCACAATTCCCAGAAGCTATCCTATCTATTGATACATTCAGAAGCGAAGTTGCTCGACAAAGTATTCAAGCTGGTGCAGGAATAATAAATGATATATCAGGAGGAAAATTAGACGCAAAAATGTATCAAACTGTGGCTGATCTTGACGTCCCCTACATCATGATGCACATGAGAGGAACTCCACAAACAATGCAAACGCTTACCGACTATCCAAATGGAGTGACCCACGAGGTGATGAAGTATTTTTCTGAAAGAAGAATCGAATTTATTAAAAGTGGTGCGGTAGATTTGATTATTGATCCCGGATTCGGTTTTGCTAAAACGTTAGATCAGAATTATGAATTACTTCGAGAGATGTCCACCCTACAAGCTTTGGCCTGCCCAATTTTAGTCGGAGTTTCTAGAAAATCGATGATTACCAAGAAGTTAAACATCGAAGCAAAAGATGCTTTGAATGGCACTACTGTAATTAATACCATAGCTTTACAGCAGGGTGGAAATATCCTAAGAGTGCATGATGTAAAAGAAGCTGCAGAATGTGTAAAACTATTTTCAGAAACCGTTCTTTTTTAG
- a CDS encoding M28 family peptidase, producing MIVTLTIIITVLFFLFFLLVRSIYQPVGNIVFNQSQAKNINAQASQLEKHVTALCSTTGYRNYQNKVAQAEALGYISNSLKEFGYETHEQKFEAVGEEYVNIIAFYGNPNAPRIVIGAHYDSFGDQHGADDNASGIAGVLEIARLLQEHQPALNYCIELVAYANEERPFFTTKDMGSYVHAAHNFDKKVDTKLMICLEMIGYFDETDGSQSYPIKGLDLLYPKAADFIALVGDMNNHATVKKFKTLMKEVCNTSVYSINAPSSVKGLSNSDHRNYWHFKQNALMITDTSFFRNPHYHQKSDLPETLNFEKMAEILKGSYNAIVNITL from the coding sequence ATGATAGTCACCCTAACCATTATTATCACCGTACTTTTCTTTCTATTTTTTCTTTTGGTTCGATCAATTTACCAACCTGTCGGTAACATTGTATTCAACCAAAGTCAGGCTAAAAACATAAATGCACAAGCATCACAATTAGAAAAACATGTCACTGCTTTATGTTCTACTACTGGATATAGAAATTATCAGAATAAAGTCGCTCAAGCAGAAGCGTTGGGTTACATCAGTAACTCATTAAAAGAATTTGGCTATGAAACCCACGAACAAAAATTTGAGGCTGTAGGGGAAGAATATGTAAATATTATTGCTTTTTATGGAAACCCTAATGCTCCAAGAATTGTTATAGGGGCACACTATGATAGTTTTGGCGATCAACATGGAGCTGATGACAATGCAAGTGGAATTGCAGGTGTTTTAGAAATTGCAAGATTATTACAAGAACATCAACCTGCTTTAAACTATTGCATAGAACTTGTTGCTTATGCTAATGAAGAAAGACCTTTCTTTACAACAAAAGACATGGGTAGCTATGTACACGCCGCTCATAATTTTGATAAAAAAGTAGACACCAAGTTAATGATATGTCTAGAAATGATTGGTTATTTCGATGAAACAGATGGTTCTCAAAGCTATCCGATAAAAGGTTTGGACCTATTGTACCCCAAAGCTGCAGATTTTATTGCACTCGTGGGAGACATGAATAACCATGCTACAGTCAAGAAATTTAAAACATTAATGAAAGAAGTTTGTAATACAAGTGTCTATTCTATAAATGCACCTTCAAGTGTTAAAGGCTTGTCCAATAGCGATCATCGCAATTATTGGCACTTTAAACAGAATGCTCTTATGATTACAGATACTTCTTTTTTTAGAAACCCTCATTACCATCAAAAATCTGATTTACCAGAGACGCTCAATTTTGAAAAAATGGCAGAAATTTTGAAAGGTAGTTATAATGCAATTGTAAATATTACGCTTTAA